The DNA sequence ATTAATACTCAGAATATTGATGACGGATACTTGCCCAATTTATTGGAAATCGCAAATCTACTGGAAATTACAGGGAGAAAAAATCAGGCATACGGGTATTATCGAACGATCGCTTTGGAATATCGCCGGGGTCGATTGAAAGATGCTCAATCTATTGCCATTGCCGGCAGAGCCTTCGCAAAGCTTGAGGATTTTCATGAAGCGAACCAGGTTTATAAATTGGCACACCAGGTGGACCCTAAAGATATACAAAATTTAGCCTGGTGGGCCGAGCTGTTTGCATCAAAGTATAATACTGCCGATGCCAAGAGAACTTATGAAGAAGCGATTTCATTAAATCCTCACAACGCTGATTTGTATGTTGGATTTGCGCGATCCTCCCAAGGATTAACCATACAAGGGGAATTAGCCAATAAAGCGCTAAAAGAAAATCCGAATCATATTGATGCGTTGAACCTGTTGGCGGAATTACAAATCCTGGATGCCGATTATGAAAAAGCGGAACAAACGCTTGCGGAAGCGCTTAAAATCAATCCGGTTTATGAGCCGTCGTTGGCGTATTTAGCTACAATATTTCATTTACAAGGTGATAAGTCCGGTTATTCGAAAATTGAAAACCAGGTCTTGGAAATAAATCGCTATTGCAGTAATTTCTATACAATATTGGCAGAAAATTGTGTCCGTCGGTTTCGCTATAAAGATGTGGTGGAATTTTGCTTCAAAGCAATTTCGAAAGATCAAAGAAATTGGCAAGCTTACGCATTAATCGGTGCGAATCTACTAAGGATTGGAGAAATTGACAATGCCCGCTATTATCTTGAGAGAGGTTTTAAAGGAGATCCTTTTAATGTGTTTGCACGGAATACACTGGAACTCCTGGACGAATATGCCAATTTTGAGAACCTTGAAAGCGAACATTTCAGCCTAATGATCCATAAGTCTGAAAGCGATATCCTTGGCAAACCGATTCTCGCCTTCGCTGAAGAGTGTTTCGATTCATTGGCAAAAAGATATCCATACCAGGCAGAGAAGAAAATTCGCATTGAAGCCTACAATGACCACGATGATTTTGCCGTGCGGATTAGCGGGCTACCCGGTATTAGTTTGTTGGGTGTTTGTTTTGGAGATGTATTGGCATTGGATACACCCAGGGCACAGCCAAATAGTGAATATAATTGGGCCCGGACCCTCTGGCACGAACTGGCGCATGTGATGGCGCTGGGTTTATCGAATAATAGGGTGCCAAGATGGTTCACTGAAGGATTGTCGGTTTATGAGGAAATGCGGGCTCGTAGATATTGGCACAGAAAAATGGATATGGAATTTTACTCGGCAAGGGATCAGGGTTTACTCCTGTCGTTGAGGGATATTAATGAAGGATTTACCAGGCCAAAATATCCTGAACAGATCATGCTGACCTATTATCAATCCGGGAAATTCATCCAATATTTAACAAAGAGATACGGGTTCAAAGCGATTGTCGAGATGTTAGAGGGATTTGGGAACGGATACGACCTTGAGAAAACTTTTCAAATTGTCCTTAATTTGAATATAGATGAGGTCGAAAAATTACTCTGGCAGGACATTGAAGCTGAAAGAGAAATATTTGGTCCTGTATTTACAAACATACCACCGGTTATTAATTCTGTTGAAAAAGAAAAGTCACATTTCAAAAATTTATTTATAGAATCAAAAAATCCTTTTTTTGAAAATCTCGTAAAAGCTAATGAACTTGTAAAAGAAAACAAATATCAACAAGCTGAAGAAAAATTCTTAAAAGCGCTTGAGATTTATCCTTATTACACACGATCCGGCAATCCGTACCTGGGCTTGGCGCATATTTATCGTGAAGAAAGTGATAGTTCAAAGTTGCAAAGCATTCTAGAGAAGTATTTAACAGTATCAGAATTTGGCGCGAAGGAAGCAAGGGAGCTGGGCCACATATATGAATACCAGGGAAAGAATGAAAGCGCAAAATCTTACTATCTCCGCTCGATGCAGGTAGAACCGTATGATCTGAATACTCACATCCGTTTGGCCGATTTATTCAAAGAGTCACAAAACTTTCATACTGAGGCGCAAGAACGCAAGGCTATATTGGCGTTGGATCCACTTGACCGATCGAATGCATATTATCAACTTGCATTGAGTTATTATAACTTCGGCAATACACTTGATGCAAAAAGACAAGTCTTAAAATCACTGGAATCGGCGCCTGGTTATCGCGATGCGCAGAAATTGCTTCTTAAATGTGTGGATAACTTAAATGAGAATATGCAGTAACAAGATGAGGAAATTCATCCTGATCTTTTCAGTACCTCTATTTTATTTCCTGCTTCCGGAACAGGCGGCTGCTCAATATGATCATGGCTTTAGATTTATCCGTATAAAATATACCGATACACCCAGTGAATGGAGTGGTCGTGGATTTGGAAGGGGGCGTGGTGGCCGTGGTGGATTCTGGAGTCATGATTACCCAACTGCTGAATATAATTTACTGGAGGCTATTGAAAGAACAACAGGTTTACGGGTCAATGACCAACCGCTCATTCTTACCTTAACAGATGAAAGAATTTTTGAATACCCGATCCTTTATTTGTGTGAACCCGGACACTGGGCCCTGGATGCTGAGGAAGCCAAGAATCTTCGAAAATATCTACATCGTGGCGGATTTATACTATTTGATGATTTTGCAGGCAGGGATTGGAATAATTTTTATTTCAATATTAAACAGGTTTTCCCGAATAAAGAGCCTGTAATGCTACAACCGGATCATGCTGTCTGGTCCATTTTTTACGATATCGATCCGATTGAAGCTGCTTCAGCAAAA is a window from the candidate division KSB1 bacterium genome containing:
- a CDS encoding DUF4159 domain-containing protein, with product MRICSNKMRKFILIFSVPLFYFLLPEQAAAQYDHGFRFIRIKYTDTPSEWSGRGFGRGRGGRGGFWSHDYPTAEYNLLEAIERTTGLRVNDQPLILTLTDERIFEYPILYLCEPGHWALDAEEAKNLRKYLHRGGFILFDDFAGRDWNNFYFNIKQVFPNKEPVMLQPDHAVWSIFYDIDPIEAASAKWGLSRYDDEYYGIFDDKGRLMCIICYNQDIGDGWEHPFGRRVLAEASTVSFQMGINFIIYALTH